DNA sequence from the Methanolobus psychrophilus R15 genome:
GGATCCAGATTCGCAGTGGGCTCATCAAGCACAAGCACTTTTGGTTCCATTGAAAGTACTGATGCAAGAGCAACTCTTTTTTTCTGCCCGTAACTAAGGTTATGGGGAACTCTTTCTTCAAACCCCTCAAGACCTACTTTTGAAAGAGCCGCATGCACGCGCCTTTTAACTTCCTTTTCATCAAGTCCCATATTTATCGGACCAAAAGCAACATCATCGAATACATTTGGCATGAAAAGCTGGTCATCAGGATCCTGGAACACAACACCCACCTGACGGATCTTCTCTTCAATTCGCATGTCAGAGATAGATCTGCCGAAAACTGAGACATTACCAGTAGGATTTTTGATCGTGCCGTTCAGATGAAGGAAAAATGTGGTCTTTCCAGCGCCGTTAGGACCGACTATCACCACTTTCTCACCTTCGATGATCGTGAGATCCACATCCTCAAGAGCTGCTGTCCCATCAGAATATGAATAGCTCAGACCCTTGACCTTAATTGCTTCTACCATAATGATACCAACTGATAAGCATGCACAAAGATAGCAATCCCCACCATACATGTGCTTAATACATAATCCTTTGTGCTCATTCTGAGATTTATCAGAGTCATTGGTTTACCTGTATATCCCTTGGAAACCATAGCCTGATATACCCTGTTTGTACGGTCATAGCTTTTAATTATCAGCATACCCAGAAGATTACCAAATATGGAAAGACCGTGGTAATTAGCCTTTAAGGTAAATCCCTTGCATTCCATTGACTCCCACATCCTGCTGAATTCATCCATTATGACGAAAATGTACCTGTATGTGAACATGAGCATCTGCACAAGTATGCCTGGAACCCTGAGGGCATATAATGCTTTTATGGTTAGATCAAATCTTGTAGTTGCCAGCATGGTAATAGCGAGTGTAACTGCAGCAAGGGCCCTGATTATTATAAGGGAAGCATATGCCAGGCCTTCCATTGAAACCGAAACCCCGGCTATGTTTATGAGTTCCGTGCCTTCAACCGTAAGAGGCATGATCAGCAACAAAGGGAAAAGGAAAAAGAAAACCATACGTATTCTCTTCAGGGCAAAACCAAGTGGTAACCCGGATATAATTAATATGAACAGTGAGAACAAGAACCCTAATAAAGCAATCCTGATATCGCTTACAAAAACAAAAGAGAAAATAAGCAAGGTGAAAGATACTACCTTGGCACGGGGATCGAAGTGATGTATTGGCGAATCCATTGATGCGAATTCATCTATCTCCGGATATTCCATTAAACGCCACCTTCAATTTCAAATATAAGTGTTAACTTATTCACTTTTAGATTTCCTTGATGACAAGTACAGTGCTATACCTGCAATTCCAAGAATATACCCAAAGCCCGCACCAATTCTTGTAGCCAGTGGCAATTCAGCTTCTTCCGGCCCACTAACCGCATCACCTGTGAGACTAAAAGTCTTTTCGCTCTTGTGGCCACTTTCAGAAACAACTACCCTGTATTCAGACACACCTAGTTTGGGTGTAAAGTAATACATCCCATCCGAATCGGCCGTGTCCTCAATATACAGTTCCTCTACACCATTCTTGATAGTATAGATAATGACATCTGCATTGGCCATAGGGTCCCCGCCACCAAACCAGGCCTTAACCTCAACTTCCGTAATCCGTTCCTGAACATAGACCCTGTGTGCAGAAACTGCAGGCGTCAAAAGTGCCAGGGCCACACTTACCAAAACTAAGATCCTGATAATCTTTAAAGAATCCATTATCTCATATCCCCCTTTTCCAGTGGTAACAACTCAGGTCTCACTTTCAAGAGGAAAGTAACAACCGAACCTGTTATGACCCCTTCAATGACCATTACTGGAATATGGGCCACTATCACCACATAAGCTATCTCCCTGAACTCTTCTCCAGTACTTATCAACATCAAGGCCAGAAGGATACCTGATAAGAATATCCCCAGTGATCCACACAGGGCACCTAACAATGAAGGGTTGATACCTTTCCTATATCCGAACCTGAAAGTCGCATATGCAAGAAGGGCCGGCACACCCATCATTACATTATTGATACCAACGGTCGTGATGCCACCGTGCTGGAAAAGGAATGCCTGCAAAGTGAGGCCAACAAGCATTGCAGGAAATGCCATGATGCCAAGTACAACACCAAGGAGTCCGTTTAACAGAAGATGTACACTTGTCGGACCAATGGAAACATGAACCAAGGAAGCGACAAAAAAAGAACCTGTCATGATGGAGATCTTTGGAATCTCTTCAGCCATGTTGTGCTTGCATTTGCAACTCCAGAGAATCACAGCATTCAAAGCTAGCGATATTGCCCAGCCGGCAACAATGACCGAAAAAGACAACACACCGTCTGAAATATGCATAATTTTAGCCTCAGAGTTAAGATAAGTTATGAATTGCTTTTACATTAATGTGATTTCGACCAGAGAATGAATAGCAATATATAAAAAACAATTGATAGGGTGGATAGATGGTCACCCTATCAGTCA
Encoded proteins:
- a CDS encoding cobalamin (vitamin B12) biosynthesis protein CbiM produces the protein MHISDGVLSFSVIVAGWAISLALNAVILWSCKCKHNMAEEIPKISIMTGSFFVASLVHVSIGPTSVHLLLNGLLGVVLGIMAFPAMLVGLTLQAFLFQHGGITTVGINNVMMGVPALLAYATFRFGYRKGINPSLLGALCGSLGIFLSGILLALMLISTGEEFREIAYVVIVAHIPVMVIEGVITGSVVTFLLKVRPELLPLEKGDMR
- a CDS encoding cobalt ABC transporter, ATPase subunit encodes the protein MVEAIKVKGLSYSYSDGTAALEDVDLTIIEGEKVVIVGPNGAGKTTFFLHLNGTIKNPTGNVSVFGRSISDMRIEEKIRQVGVVFQDPDDQLFMPNVFDDVAFGPINMGLDEKEVKRRVHAALSKVGLEGFEERVPHNLSYGQKKRVALASVLSMEPKVLVLDEPTANLDPRSRADFISLINDLNKRDGITTIIAMHDVNALPELADRVYVLNRRIVAEGSPREIFSDWELLKTNNLEAPDVFKLFKVLNCFGYSSDDLPLSFDEAVEVLTKTIEGREGHVHLHIHEHTHKEISNLMQSYNHHRQKKAD
- a CDS encoding cobalt ABC transporter, inner membrane subunit CbiQ — protein: MEYPEIDEFASMDSPIHHFDPRAKVVSFTLLIFSFVFVSDIRIALLGFLFSLFILIISGLPLGFALKRIRMVFFFLFPLLLIMPLTVEGTELINIAGVSVSMEGLAYASLIIIRALAAVTLAITMLATTRFDLTIKALYALRVPGILVQMLMFTYRYIFVIMDEFSRMWESMECKGFTLKANYHGLSIFGNLLGMLIIKSYDRTNRVYQAMVSKGYTGKPMTLINLRMSTKDYVLSTCMVGIAIFVHAYQLVSLW